A window of Medicago truncatula chloroplast, complete genome genomic DNA:
GATTCTTTCAATCTCGACGATTGACTAAAGAGTTGGTTATTATGATTTCGAGTAAGCCGCTATGGTGAAATTGGTAGACACGCTGCTCTTAGGAAGCAGTGCTAGAGCATCTCGGTTCGAGTCCGAGTAGCGGCATGGCATCCTATCCTATATTTTTAAAATTTGAAAAGAAGAAGTCCTATAATGAATTCAATTCCCTATTTCTATTCCTAGTATTCATACCTTTTTTATTTTCATTATAGATATTTATTTTCATTATAGATATGATATTTTCAACTTTAGAGCATATATTAACTCATATATCGTTTTCCGTCATATCAATTGTTATTTCAATTCATTTGATAACCTTATTAGTCAATGAAATTGTAGGATTATATGATTTGTCCAAAAAAGCCATGATAATAACTTTTTTCTGTGTAACGGGATTGTTAATTACTCGTTGGTTTTTTTCGGGCCATTTACCATTTAGTGATTTATATGAATCACTAATCTTTCTTTCATGGGGTTTTTCCATTTTTCATATGGTTCCGTGTTTTAAAAAGGAGAAAAACCTTTTAAGTACAATAATCGCACCAAGTGTTATTTTTACCCAAGGCTTTGCGACTTCGGGTCTTTTAACCAAAATGCATCAATCTGTAATATTAGTACCCGCTCTACAATCCCATTGGCTAATGATGCACGTAAGTATGATGATATTGGCCTATGCAGCTCTTTTATGTGGATCATTATTATCAGTAGCTATTTTAGTCATTACGTTTCAAGAAGCCATCCAAATTCTTGCTTTTACCAAGAATTTGGATTTTTTAAATAAATCAGTTGATTTTGTCGAAATAAAATACATGAATATGAATGAAAGAAACAATGTTTTACGAAAAACATCTTTTTATTCTTCTCGAAATTATTATAGGTCTCAATTTATTCAACAATTGGATCGTTGGGGTTATCGTATTATTAGTCTGGGTTTTCTGTTTTTAACGATAGGTATTCTTTCAGGGGCAGTATGGGCTAACGAGGCATGGGGGTCCTATTGGAATTGGGATCCAAAGGAAACTTGGGCTTTTATTACTTGGACCATATTCGCTATTTATTTACATACTCGAAAAACTAAAAAATTTGAAGGTGTAAATTC
This region includes:
- the ccsA gene encoding cytochrome c biogenesis protein, with amino-acid sequence MIFSTLEHILTHISFSVISIVISIHLITLLVNEIVGLYDLSKKAMIITFFCVTGLLITRWFFSGHLPFSDLYESLIFLSWGFSIFHMVPCFKKEKNLLSTIIAPSVIFTQGFATSGLLTKMHQSVILVPALQSHWLMMHVSMMILAYAALLCGSLLSVAILVITFQEAIQILAFTKNLDFLNKSVDFVEIKYMNMNERNNVLRKTSFYSSRNYYRSQFIQQLDRWGYRIISLGFLFLTIGILSGAVWANEAWGSYWNWDPKETWAFITWTIFAIYLHTRKTKKFEGVNSSIVASIGFLIIWICYLGINLLGIGLHSYGSFTSN